In the genome of Populus nigra chromosome 19, ddPopNigr1.1, whole genome shotgun sequence, the window TATGATAAACCCTCAGCAGCTCCTATCGCAATTTTCAGTCTTGTTATCCAATCTAATGATTTCAAACCATCTTCTGAATTGGTTTTCCTGTACAAGGAACTTGACAAGTCTCCATTTGGCATATGTTTGTATATCAGgaatttctcattttctttctctagGCAAAGTCCCAAAAGGGGAACCAATCTGGGATTTGAAACTTtactaaaaaaatccaattccaATAAGTACGCTTCTTTCCTATGGGACTGCAgatcaatcttttttataaCCACAGGGATCCCACTTTCCGAGATTCCCTTGTAGAGATCCCCTGAATGGCCATATTTGATGAGGTTCACATCGCTAAAGTCACCAGTTGCTAGGAGAAGCTGCTGATATGTGTATATGTCTCCTAAACTTGAAAAGTCAATTGATACACCAGGAGGTGGTGGACTGCTCCCAGGAGGTGGTGGACTGCTCCCAGAAGGAACTGGAGTTGCTGGACCAACCCCAACCCCTCTTTGAGTTTTATTTCCCGTCTTACGGATGAAAAAGAGCAGCAGCACTATCAATATCACCAAAAGCAGAATAAGCCCAAATCCTCCCAAAACACTTACCAATATAATGACCTTTCTTTTGCTCTTCCCTGAATTTTCCCTTGCAGGAGGCTGTGTGGAGTTCGGGAgtccaaaattatcaaaaatcaaGCCCTTTTCAGTATAGAAAGATGTACAGTCAAGCAAACTCCTCTGATTTGACAAATTTTGGAGACAGTTGCTAACAAGAGAAGCATTGTCACTCACATAATTTGGAACCCTGCCTTCAAAATAATTACCTGACAAGTCTACAACGCTGAACCTTCTCAACACAGGTGTAAGACCTCCATAAAACAAATTCTGGGATACATTCAATTCTGCAGTAGTAGTGTTAGTATTCAAACTAGCATTTGACAGCATACCAGTGAAATTGTTGCCGGAGATATCAAGCAAGCGCAATCGAGGCATTGACCACAGCACATCAGGGACCGCACCAATAAAACCATTGCTCTTCAACACCACAGTCTGCAACTGACTTGGAACAGGAAACAAATTGACTGGCAAAGACCCACCAAGCAAATTGATCCCAATCAGCATTCTCTGCAAATTCCTCAAGCCTCTCAACTCTGCTGGCAATGACCCAGATAATGAATTGAAGCTCAGATCAAGGTCAACCAAGTTCCTAAGGTCACCAAGCTGAGCAGGTATCGAAGACGACAAGTCATTGATGGAAAGATTCAAATACTGAAGCTTTGAAAGCATCCCAATGCCAGGTGGAACCGAACCGAACAAGAAATTCATAGAAATATCAAGCCTTGTCAAATTCTGAAGCGAACCAAATGATACAGGAATAGATCCAGTAAACATATTTGACGAAAGATCAAGTACTGAAAGTCCCACCAATTGTCCCAAACTCGACGGAATCATACCCGTCAAGTTATTATCATGCAAATAAAGAACAGTCAAACTGGTCAAATTCCCTAAACTCCCCGGAATAGCATTACTTATCAAGCAAGAAGAAAGATCAAGAACTTGAAGGGAAACAAGCCTTTGACCAAACCAATCAGGAATTGAACCAGGAAGATAAAAACCAGAAGCATTAAAAGATTTAAGTCTTGTTAAATTAACAAGAGAATCAACTCCAAATTGTGGGTTTTGAGAACCAAGTCTAGTCCTTTTAAACCCTGAAATGTTAATTTCACTAACACTACCATTCTCACATTTGATACCATTCCAAATTGAACAAGGGTCTGCCTTTATTGGCCAGTCCCTGCTTCTTAACCCCAAAGAAGATCTTAGTCCGAGTAAAGCTGCTCTCTCTATTGGTGAGGTAAGCCTCTCTTGCTGTTGTTGCTCAAATGTGGACTCAAAAAACAACACCAAAAGTAAAAACTTTAATGCTAATACAATCCTTTGATCCACCATGGCTTATGGGGATTGAATTTCTAACACAAATACTCTCTTCTTCATATCAAAGATTCAAGCTTTGCATGTAATAAGCATAAATTGGTACAAACAAAAATGTGGGTTTTTTATTTGGCTTTCTCTCACTGTaaagtttgtttctttttagttttctcctcattaaaaagaaacatcaaAAGGTTACTAAACTGCAGACACAGACTCTTACCGCAATCACAAGGTTTTGATTCAAGATTTGTTGGTAACCAATCTGAATCGCGCTATCTCTCTACctactctctctttctctttctaaaTTCCAGCTTCTTCAGTTGACGAGagaaacaaaagattaaaaaaacaaaaaagaaacaatcatgtagatataatatttctttaaaaaataattagaaaattaaaaatggcTGGCCAGAAAGATACTGTGTGTGGACTATCACAGTATCTCTCTCAAAACACTCTAAATAGGAGCAGTGAAgatggaaaatataaaaagggagGGCTTAAAAGGCTTCTGGTGTTTTGAGTGTGCAAGCTTTGacaattcataaagcaagagaTTGATATTTGATAGCGGCTTGAGCTTTGTGAAAAAGAGGCATGAGCCAGGGCTGAGCTCATGGGTCAGGGGTTATGGACCAGTGCTTCAGGTAAATGTTCCGGTGGTGCCGAGGTTATGTTGGATTGGTGTTGTTGTGTTTGACCTCCGGTAATCATGCACTTGCCAGCTAAGTTCAAACTACTCTTCCTGGCACTCCCCTCATCCCCTGTTATTTATACCACAAGTACACTAATGCAGTATTAGTAATGTGTTTCATTTTCTCTGTCAagattctctctctctataaGAATACAGGTgcatgtaattatttatttaatttttttctaatttaaggGAGAAAATAAACGATGAATTTATGTCACTCAACTGCTCAAGGAAAGTTTAGTAGagaaaaatttttttttttagagaaacttttttttttttttagagaaactTGGTATAGATGGTGGTGGGGATGTGTGCCATTTAACTAAAGATACTTTTCCATAATTAGAAAGAAAACTTGTGGGCCCAGAAACGCAATTTTTTCgaactttattttcaaagaaTTCAAATGATTTATGGGATTTATTGTTCTAAtctatgggattttttttttaatcatggaggatatttgataaaattattttttagttctttcacCCTTGAATGTTTGTTAAGCAGTAAGAAgtgttgcttttcaaagtagtattttttaagaaaaaattagaaaaataaaaggaataaagtTATTATTTGCTGTTTTTTCAGTATtattgaagagagaaaaaatcatgCATACAATGATTCGAATACAAGTATGCTGTGTCAATTAATATTGGAGAGAGAGATGATGAAAGTACAGTGTAAGCGGTCATTGGTCAACGATTCAATAGTCAAACCAAACATAAATTTCGGGATGAATTGATGGTTTTATTGTGGCAGTgggtgaataaaaaataataaaaataatgatatgatGTTGATGCTGCTCACCCGGACATAATCACACAGTTTGATTTCATCTTCTCGCTCTAAAAGTCATCGTTGAGTTAAAAGAATTGTATTTCGTAACTCCCATCGCCCTgagtttttgtttattaaattatttttttatatgtagttttacataattttaatgtattgatataaaaagtattattttaatattttttaactaaaaagtattaaaaaaataatccacgccatcataattttttaaaatatttttttgtttaaaattatatttttatatattttcatatcgttttaatattttaattaaaaaaattaaaaatatatattattttaatgcatttctaaacaaaaatcattttaaaccaTAACTAATATCACATTCTCAAATACGTCATTTATAACTCACATCAACCtgagtttttatttgttagattatttttatatatatatttttaaattattttaatttattaatataaaaatattttttaacaaatactCCACACCATCTTAATGAATTTcattaagcatttttttttctcttgacttGATCCCCGTATGATTTTTAATCCTAATAACAacggattttattttattttttcaatctaattaGGTGGCAGTTGAAGTAGCTGTGCTGGCGTGGCAGCAATAGTTGCAAAAGCGGGGTTGGTCTGTGCAGCAGCGTTGCAGCAATTGTTGCCCAGGGGTAGTTTGGTACGTGtaagggacaaaattgaaaggCGTGTTGTAGGGTAAGTTCTTCATATTTCCATATATACTCGTGCGTGTATGCTGCTGCGACTATACTGCGTGGGGTGGCTTTAGGATTTTTGGTAAATTAAACCTGTTAGTTGATGTAATTATAATatatcatgttttattttcttagcaTGGCCAGCAACAAGTTTTCACCCTGGGTTTCttttaagaaattgaaaaattaaataaaatcttcataatgttctatttatgaataattattcttatttgtgCGTTcttttaaacatatataaaagtattaaaatattttaaaaggaaatagACGGAAAATATTTACTGTGCTAACCTTGAAGAaagaatacatgaaaaaaaaaaactcctgacccataaaaaattataaaaatatatcaatctaaaatttcttttttttatctctatctttttaaatgagttcaaaaaataaataataaaatgttattaGTTACACTTttaacaccataaaaaaatttatggattGATGTTTACTTTATATTACGTGTTTACTATGCATTCATTTTCTatcatgcaattaaaaaaaaaaaacctcaagatTATAtccatagaaaaaaatgaatttaagtaGTTTTGTTTGTTTAGAGGTGTGATTacagttactttttaaaatattttttatttaaaaatatattaaaataatattttttttatttttaaaaaattatttttaatatcagcacatcaaaataatttgaaaacattaaaaaaatattaatttaaaataaaaaaaaaataaaaaaaaataaattttttaaaaaacgtttttaaaacacacaattgaatttaaatttcattacgTAATCTCTTCATCCAATTCCTTGCGTTTCACGTACGTTGCCAGAATCACACGTTCAAATGAAGTTTTCttgcgcatcaaaatgatcatgATCATTTCACCCAACACCagaaaaaaatgtcaaaaaaatccataacaatTTTAACCTTATTAGGATTGTTGAATTTATCTCTGATGTGAGCTATTGTACTCTGTCGGGCTTCAACGTGTGGAATCATATATTTTCCTCGTCGTTTAATGAGTTTAATGAGTTGTTTGCTATCTTATCTTTTCTCATCCatcactttgaattttttattttttcttacatttagctatttgaattttgaattgtaGCAAGCAGGCTTGAAAATTGACACGTGCGAGGAAATTCTTGCAACAGGGGAGGGAGTTTAACCAAGAAGaagacccaaaaaaaaaagtcacccATGTTGTCTTattacatcttttttaaaaattatttttttaagataattttaatatattgatattaaatataattaaaaaatattttaatatatttttttaaaaaaatactataataaaaaatcattaacacaAATACTAAACGAGCTCTTAAAACATCTTACCACgcctcaggaaaaaaaaatgcaccatATGATAAGTGATTTGTGAAGCGATATGATAATCACCGGCCAAGAAAAAATCACACCAACCAGGTCTATGAGcatcaaaactatatatatatatatattagattttggCATTTTGAACTGATACTCCATATTTGCCGGTCACTGCGCAAATGGGAGAAGCAATTACAGATAAAGTTTCTTGCTGTATCTTGGTGCACTGGGAGGCAAAGAGGGACAGTGGAGAGTCAAGCACGCTCAGTGGTCagctctatttatttatttttgctgcaTTGAGTTTATGGATAGCTTGTCATGTCATACACTGGTCGTATACAGAACATTGGCATGTGACAGCAGCTACTGTTTAAAACAGcaagaacatgaaaataaaagctTGTAACAGagattttcaagaaattatgaATGGAAATATTAATGTTGCCACATGTTTCCACTGTTCAGCACTTTATCTTCTCCATTAAACATAATCGAGCAGCTGGGGGGAAAATAGTTGCAGTGTAAAAGGGGAAGCGATTCTTGATCAGGAGGAAAAGGAAGGAAGAAGGGAAAAAACCAGAACTAGTGCACATGAAACCCATTTTGCAAATCTAAGTTCAAAAGATTCATGCCACGAATACGAAGCAGCCTTCTGCGTCAAGTCGTGTCATCAACCCACATGGTTAGGCAAGCGATTAAGATTGGTTTGGCTTTAGAATATTACGGGAAAATTATAAACTCGAGTCctcccttttatttattttttttttaaaaatcatggaTACTAAGAAATCGTTTGGGAACGAGgtgtaaattgtatttttaaaaattttaatttaattttttttattaaaatttaatatgatttgtatattttgaatcgttttgatgtgctgctgttaaaaataatttttaaaaaataaaaaaaaatatcatttatatttattttagtacgaaaaattatttgaaaagtaaccacTACCACACACTGCCAAACATATTCTAAATGTAAAACCTCTTCTTAAAAAGCAAGATAAACTCTTGATTTGATCtgataaatttgtttattaattaattaaaaaaataacatgactagttgattttgttttctaaaaatatattaaatatatattttttatggctTTGATGTAGTgattaaaaatctttaaaaaatattattatttttaaaaaaaaacaccttaaaaaaattagtcttcACCGCGTTACTAAACTCTCTAACTTCCGGGTCCGAAACCATCACGTATTAATGTTGATTGGCACCCACCTTATTGGCATATTTACTACAAATCACCAAGCCAGTCAACCACGACCTGGTCTTTAGGCTCGCTGCTTGCATTCTATCTCAATGTCGGCTGCCATGTCATTATCTACAGAGTCTCCCCATTTTTCTGTTGACATTCTGGTGTTTTCCATGTCATTCTCGtcctttgatttttgtttgattcaaaatgaaagaaaagttaGCAAACAATAATAagggaccgtttgggaacgcggctgcggccgcgttcctaaaaaatttgaaaattttttgttttttttttttgctaaaatttaatatgatttgtacgttttggatcgttttgatgtgctaatgttaaaaatgatttttaaaaaataaaaaaacatcgttggcatacattttggcacgaaaagttatttgaaaagcacccgcaaccacactaccaaacacgctctaaataCTCCTCGTTTCCTCCCTTGAAAGGAATCCCAAATCCATACGCAAAGCAGATCCCAAAACCCTTCCATAGAGAACACATTAGGCGATCCGGTTTGGTTAGcagttttttagaaataaattaactttaaaaacattttggtgtaataatattaaaaataattttaaaaaaataaaaaatattattttaacatatatttttaaattaagaaacaatcatTAACAAACTTCCAAGCACCCCCTTTAATCACTTAAATCAACAACTAATCGAGACAATTAGATTCAAGTGGCAACTATCTATTTGACGAGCGACAAATGACCGCTCAACGGCATGCCTCGTTGGGCACTCGTGGACCAGTAATTCTAACCAGCCCGGATATTAATTTAATGGTATCATACTGTGGACTTTAGTGTGTATATTCTGGTGCTtcgccttcttcttcttcctcttcgtAATAAAATAAGGTACTTTGTCGATTAGGACATGATTATGACGTGTCTGGGTGTGTGACCACGGGAGATAGGGCAGGTCTTtagtatcataaaattaaatatctctGTGCTTTTTAAATGAGATCCCAGGCTGTACAGTGGTACATTATTCTTGGGCCATCTAAATATTAGATCTAATGATTGATGAACGAACCTTTTTTGGCACCACCATGTGAGACCCACGTATTCAAATTTGCtacacaattgtttttttttcctcctaaaCTTGGatccaaattataaaaaaaaaatcaacacccGCATCAATCTAAGTGGTTTACAATATTTTATCTAGATGCCCttcattttaaaatctcaacaaCGATACCCTTTTTTTTGCAACTAATAAAGGTAATAATCTTTCATGAGAGTTAGCggttctatttatttattaaaatagcaGTAGATCAAACTAATCATGTTTTGATCCACGGATAATGGTTATTAGTGCTCTTTATTTAGACGTGTTTGACATTgtgatttaattgtattttaaattttatttatttttttatattattttttgtgtttttttattgttttaacatgcagatatcaaaaataaactttttaaaaattattattttgatgtattttcaagtaaaaaatattttaaaaacaataattaccaTACTCCTAAACATATATGAGCTTGCGCGGCAAAATGTGTTTGGTTATTAGTGCTTTATTTAGGTGTGTTTAATATTGTGATTCaactgtattttaaattttatttatttttttagtttattttttgtgtttttttatcgttttaatatacgaatatcaaaaataaaatttttaaaaatattatcttgatatataataaatatttaagtaaaaagtattttaaaaacaataattatcatATTCCTAAACATATACGAGCTTGCGCGATAAACCGCGTTCGGCATGAGCAAAAGAGGGGCTCTCCTGTATAcaattagttttaattttaattattattatgacaTTATCCAGTGAATTTGCTTCTAATAGTTTCATGCTctcgttttcttcttctttcttggcTTCGACTTCAGCTGAGATTTTATCATCAGATATTTTAAACACATAAACGATGGTTTTACTTGGAGTGGGAGGGAAAGTGATGTCTTGTAGGGCTCCTCGTGCCAGAGTTAGCTAGACTCTTTGTTGACACTTATAGATGTGCATTTGATAAAATAGTATAAATTGTCAAACACAtagaaaaatagtttaaaaaaatagttttttttccaataaaaacacttttaaaccAAATGTAAATTCATTATCAAATAGAGCATCAATGATACACTAACTTTATACTTGgctattaaaaacttatataattattaattttagagttcGTAAAATTAGTCAAATTATATGTAGGTTAACtcgaacacccacattaataaaaaaaactttcatgagaTGTTGTTTGGATGGAAAGGAGTTCAAGAGAAACGAATGTAGAGAAAAGTTTACACGGTTACACTTTTATCCTTCATTTTGCGGCGAAGATATTTTCTTGCAAGGCGAAAATGGTTCCCCTCTTcgtgtgtgtgtttatttttatgtttaaaatttaatttgagtgtattttaaaaatatatttaggtttaaaaaatattaaattaatataaattttctagtgtttttaaataattttactgtattaatataaaaaatattaaaattaagcttatttagttttttttttaatttcttgttgagTCATTGAAAACTTCCATTGGATGCTAAAGTGGGTTTACTTCTAGCACTGTAGTGAAATGATTATTTGTCtaaatttctatataaaaatattttagttttagtgTGGAAAAACGACAATTTCTTCATGATGCTACCTTGATCCATTACAAAAAATGCTTGCAAGGCAAACTTGCAATCATGCTATCCAGTTCCACCCAAattcaagagagagaaaatgttggtaaaaaaaaaaactttagcttCTACGAATTTTGTTGacaatgaaagaagaaaatggcGACACACTACCATTTTTTAGAACTactcaaaactaaacaaaaacttGTGTTTGTGTTTTCATCATGGCTAGTCAAGCCATTTGATTATCAAAAAGTTTGCGAAATGTTCACTTACAGCCACTCCAGATTTCATCAGCGaagataaattaataacttGGGACTTTGAATTTCAATTTCGACCCTCGACAATTATCCCGCtactaaaatatattcaaattgaTGGCTACTGCAATAGCCCGACATAACCCTATATTATTCATTTTGGGTATTATCATTCTTGTGattgattttattcttgattacACGAATTCATTTTTGAGTCTATCATTCAGCAGCTGATTTTACTTGTAAAATCTTGACTTTGGACACTCGCTTCTGATATGAGATATTACAATCCCTCCACCTTAAAACGAGTCGTCCTCGGCTCTGAAATGTAATAACCCAGCTCAGCATGTcatatattgtttgttttaggcCTTACTGTCATCACGGTTTTGTTCTTAGTGACGCAAGCTCATTTATGAGTTTGACATCCCAAAACGCGTACAACATGTCAACAATCGGCTTTACTCATAAAGCCTTGGCTTTGGACGCTCGCTTCCTATGTGTAATATTACAACTACAGAGTTACCCAAAGGCAAaacatggttattaattttgaaatttctagTGTAGACTTTTAAATAAGCActcaaaaaatgtatttttaaatttaatgttgattTAATCTATGTGTGAGATATCATGATATATAGTTTAAGATGTCGTTTTGGAACACGACTTGAATGgtgtttcatttaatttgaatattttcttgtttaaatttttagattattttgatgtattgatgttaaaaataaattttaaaaaataataatacaatattattttaatgcatctcaaatgaaaaaataatttgacaaaGAACTACTATCACAGTACCAAACAAGCTCTAgactttaaaaaacatggtaatTTTATAGAATCATGGAAAAGATACAAAATAATGCTTTATTATTTCGCAAAATAATTATCCCCAAGCCatacattaaaagaaaatgacaccATGAATAATACGGAACATCTTGGATTACCAATTATGATCCACGGCATGGATCAAGGTTAGCACACCTCGAAGATCACTAGAACAAGCCTTATGATTACGATGAATAGCTCATGGGCCCAAATCTAGAAAACCTACGTGGGCTAGTGATTGGACAGCGGGCTCCGTTGACTAGCTAATAGCTTATTCATGGCTGTTTTACCTGATAGTCAACTTGGCCCTTGATACTAGCAAATGCTGTAGCAGTCCACTAGTTGTGCAGGGCTATATGGTTAGCCCAAATAATCAACATCTTGCCTTTGGG includes:
- the LOC133680480 gene encoding probable LRR receptor-like serine/threonine-protein kinase At2g16250, producing MVDQRIVLALKFLLLVLFFESTFEQQQQERLTSPIERAALLGLRSSLGLRSRDWPIKADPCSIWNGIKCENGSVSEINISGFKRTRLGSQNPQFGVDSLVNLTRLKSFNASGFYLPGSIPDWFGQRLVSLQVLDLSSCLISNAIPGSLGNLTSLTVLYLHDNNLTGMIPSSLGQLVGLSVLDLSSNMFTGSIPVSFGSLQNLTRLDISMNFLFGSVPPGIGMLSKLQYLNLSINDLSSSIPAQLGDLRNLVDLDLSFNSLSGSLPAELRGLRNLQRMLIGINLLGGSLPVNLFPVPSQLQTVVLKSNGFIGAVPDVLWSMPRLRLLDISGNNFTGMLSNASLNTNTTTAELNVSQNLFYGGLTPVLRRFSVVDLSGNYFEGRVPNYVSDNASLVSNCLQNLSNQRSLLDCTSFYTEKGLIFDNFGLPNSTQPPARENSGKSKRKVIILVSVLGGFGLILLLVILIVLLLFFIRKTGNKTQRGVGVGPATPVPSGSSPPPPGSSPPPPGVSIDFSSLGDIYTYQQLLLATGDFSDVNLIKYGHSGDLYKGISESGIPVVIKKIDLQSHRKEAYLLELDFFSKVSNPRLVPLLGLCLEKENEKFLIYKHMPNGDLSSSLYRKTNSEDGLKSLDWITRLKIAIGAAEGLSYLHHECTPPIVHRDVQASSILLDDKFEVRLGSLSEVCTQEGDTHHSRITRFLRLPQSLEQGTSGSLTATCAYDVYCFGKVLLELVTGKLGISASSDAQLKEFSEQILPFISIYDKELVIKIVDPSLIIDEDLLEEVWAMAIVARSCLNPKPSRRPLMRYILKALENPLKVVREENSGSARLRTTSSRSWNGSLFGSWRRSSSDVAVIPAASSARPGGSSFKQSGTSNSQGSGQNGGGDHSSSHRRHSREIFPEPYDEQDVEKQD